In the genome of Bradyrhizobium sp. CB3481, the window CATCACCGGCGCCTTGACGAGGCCGACGACGAAATGATCGATCGAGATGGCATCGCGCAGCCGCAGCAGGAAGGCTTCGGGCTCGACCCCGCCATAGAGCCAGGCGACCAGCCCGCCGCCGTAAAGCGCGGCCATCGCGCCGAGGAACGCCAGGATCGGCAGCGCCAATACCAGCGCCAGCATCCGCGGCAGGATCAGCACCTCGATCGGATCGAACCCCATGGTGCGCAGCGCGTCGATCTCCTCGCGCATCTTCATCGAGCCGAGTTCGGCGGTGTAGGCCGAGCCGGAACGCCCGGCGACCATGATCGCGACCAAGAGCACGCCGATCTCGCGCAGCACCAGGACGCCCAGCATATCGACCACGAAGATGTCGGCGCCGAATTTGCGGAAGTGGAAGATACCCTGCTGCGAGATGATGCAGCCGATCAGGAAGGTGATCAGCACCACGATCGGCACCGCGCGCCAGCACACCTGCTCCAAATGATGGATGGTCGAGGTCAGGCGGAAGCGGCGCGGACGAATGAGAATATGGCCGGTCGCTGATAGCACCGCGCCGAGCATGTCGATCAGCCCGATCAAGGTGCCGCCGATGCCGGCCACGGCGCGGCCGATCTGCTCCAGCATACCCGTGATCGTAACCCGGTCGGCTTCGACAACCGGCTCCACCTTCACGCGGCGCACCTCGTCGACCAGGCTGGAATAATTGGCCGATAAGCCGGCGATCTCCGTCTCGACGCCGCCGTGCGTCAGGCTGCGGCGCAGCCGCTCGATCAGCCAGGCGCCGAACGTATCGAGCTTCGAGACCTGCGAGACGTCGATGAAGATGTCGGGCCTGGTGCCGCGCAGCCGCTCGGCGTCGGCCACCATGCGCTCCAGCACCGGCGCAAAGCGGGCCGTCCACGGGCCGGCCGCGCACAGCGCCAGCGCGTTGCCCCTGGCTATCCGCTCCAATGTCGGGTCGCCGTTCACAATTGCCCACCCCTCGGCGAGTATGCCAACCCGCTTGGGTTCCGCCGCCATACTGCCTTGTCGAATCCGTCCCTAACCAGCCATAGTTGGTAGCTACGGGCAAGCTTAGGTTCACAAAATTCGCCAGATTTTAAAATGACTTCCAGTCCATCTCGAAAGTTGGCCGTCAGCATCGAACACTGGCCGATCGCGGGTGCCTTCACCATCAGCCGCGGCGCCAAAACCGAGGCCGTCACCGTCGTGGTTACGATCGGTCAGGACGACCTCATGGGTCACGGCGAAAGCGTGCCCTACCCGCGCTATGGCGAGACCCCGGAAGCGACGTTGGCCGCCCTCGAAGCGATGCAGGAACCGCTCGCCCGAGGCTTGGACCGCACGGCCCTGCAGGCGGCGATGCCGGCAGGCGCCGCCCGCAACGCGCTGGACTGCGCGCTTCTCGACTTCGAGGCCAAGAGTTCCGGCCGGCGCGCCTGGAGCCTGCTCGGCCGGCCCGCGCCGCGCCCCTGCACGACGGCTTTCACGATTTCGCTCGGCACGCCGAAAGCAATGGCGGCCGCCACCGCCAAGGCAGCGCACCGGCCGCTGCTGAAGATCAAGCTCGGCGGCGACGGCGATGACGCGCGGATCGCGGCGGTGAGGAAGGCGGCCCCCGAATCCGAACTGATCGTCGATGCGAACGAGGCCTGGACGCCTGACAATCTCGAATTCAACTTGGCAGCCTGCGCCGATGCCGGGGTCACGCTAGTCGAGCAGCCGCTGCCGGCCGGGCGCGACGAAGCCCTGGCGCGCATCAGGCGGCCGATTGCGGTCTGCGCCGACGAAAGCGTGCACGACCGCACTTCATTGCAGGGCCTTCGCCCGCGTTACGACGCCGTCAACATCAAGCTCGACAAGACCGGTGGTTTGACGGAGGCGCTCGCCATGGCGGATGCCGCGCAGGCGCTCGGCTTCGAGATCATGATCGGCTGCATGGTGGCGACCTCGCTGGCGATGGCGCCGGCCATGCTGCTGGCACCACAGGCGCGGTTCGTCGATCTCGACGGCCCGCTGCTGCTGGCGCGCGACCGCGACGGCGGCCTGCGCTACGACGGCAGCCTGGTCTATCCGCCGGAAGCCGGCTTGTGGGGCTGACGCGACAGGCGATCCCGCGCCAGAAAGATGACGAGCCCGCCGAGCGCGGCCATCGCCGCCATCACATAATAGATGCCCTGTCCCCAGCTGCCATAGATCGTACCTGAGGCCACCGATGCGAGGCCGGCGACGATGCCGCCGCAGGCCGTCAGATAGCCCTGCCCGCGCGCCATCACATGGCCGGGCACATGGTGCAGCATCAACCCCATGATGCCGACCTGGGTCAGGCCAAAACTCAGCGCATGCGCGAGCTGGACGATCGCGAGAATGGCGAGCGGCAGGTCCTGCGCCATCAGCACCCAGCGCACGGCGGCGCTCACGGCCGCGATCACCACCAGGGTCGATGGCGGCAGGCTGAACCGCGGCGACAATGCAAACAGCACGATCTCGGCAATCACCCCCAGCGCCCACAACACCGCAATCGTCAGCCCGTCGAAGCCGGCCTGCTGCCAGGCAATCGACGCGAAAATGTAATAGGCAGCGTGACTTCCCTGGATCAGTGCAGATCCCACGATAATGGCGAGGAAGCCGCCGTCACGCAGCAGCGCGCCGGCGTCCCCGGTGACCGGGCGAACGGCCCCGGCATCGTCCAGCGGCTGCAACGCCAGGCTGGCGAGCGCCCCGAGCGCGGCCGAGCCGGCGATGATCCAGATCAGGTTTTTTGCGGCGATGAGGTCGAATAGCATGCCGCAGACCAGCGCGCCAAGGACGAAGGCGGCGGAGCCCCAGAGCCGCAGCGGGCCGTAATTAAGACCGTAGCGCTTTACCCCGCGCAGGGCATAGGCGTCCGTGAGCGGCACCATCGGCGTCCACAGGCAGCAGGTCAGCGCGTAGATCAGGAACACCAGCAGCGGCAGATGCTGGGTGCCCAGCGCGAAAAAGCCGAGCGCCGTGGCAAACGAGGTGACGATGATGGCCCCACGCAGGGCCTGACGGCGTTCGGCAAAGCCCGTCACCAGCGGAAGCGCCGTGAACCGGGTCACCGGGGGAACGGCGGTGATCAGACCTATCCAAAACGCATCGATACCGACCGCCTTCAACCATACCGTGAAAAACGGCAGGTGGGTGCCGGTCATGCCGAACAGCGTGGCGTAAAACAGCGCCACCCCGGTCGCAAAACGCCGGGGTGCATCTTGAGAAGCTGTGGGGAATTGTGATTCGCTTGGCATCAATTCAATTGCGATTCGGGCAATATCGTGTTGTTTCGTTATCGCAAGGCGCGCTGATTTGCGCGAAGAGTTTGACATGGCCGACGAAGCATTCGCCCTTTCGCCGATCTCAGCACGCGCCACGCTGCCGAGCGAGGAGGATTATGCTGCCATCGCCGAAGCTTTCATGGAAACTTCGCGCGGCCGCTGGTTCCTGACCGAATACGCCAAACGCAACCGCAATGCCGACACACGCATGGTGCTGGATGCGGTGGCGCGGATCGAGGAAAGCCTTTCCGCCCAGCGGGAGGAAACCCTGCAGCGGGAAGCAGCTCTGCAACGGGAAGAAGGCCTTTCGGCGCAGCAGGCGGCGGAGGCCGTCGCCGCAGCTGCAGTGGCGCAGGTGCGGCTGACCGAGGCGCTCGACGCCATCCGTGGCGCGGTCGATGCCGCCGAGGAATCGGCGGTCGAAGCGATCGACAGCCTCGCGCTGGAGCAGCGGCTGGCGCCGGTCCGCAAGGGCGCGCGCGTGCTGCGGGAAATCGCCTGGCGGCTGCGCGAAATCGGCAATGACGGGCGGATCTGCGACCTGATCGATTCGCAGGTCACGGTAATCGAGCGAGGCACCGAGCAGTTTTCCTCCGAAGAGGCGCGGATAGCGCTCCGCGCCGCCTTTGCCGCCCTTCAAGGCCGGCTGGTGGAATTCGGCGACGACACGCCGCCCGCGCTCGACCCCGACGCGATGCCCTTCCCGGCCATGCAGGAGATGCCGGCGGAGGCCGTTGAAGCCGTCTCGGAAGCGGCCAAGGAAGCTGCCGAGGGACCCTTCGCCCCGATGGCTGCTCCCGCAGCGGAAGCGGTGCTGATGGAAGCGGAGACACCGCCCGCTCCCGAACTTTCCATTGAGCCTGCTGCAGCCGAGAAAGCCGCGGCCGTGGAAGCCGCTGCCGAACAGGCCGTGGCCCAGGCGCTTGCTGCTCAAGACATTGCCGCTCAAGACCTTGCCGCTCAAGATGCCCTTGCTGCTCAAGACGTCGAGGTGCAGGACGACGCCGTCCAGGAAAATGCTGCCCAGCGCGCCGATGCGCAGGACGAAGCGGTCCTCGACATCATCGCCATGGAAATGGGCGCGCCCGATCCGATCAACGACGTCGAGATCGCCGAAGCGGCCGCCCAGCAGGCCCGCGCGGAGGAGCCCGCGCCGACCGCGCCCAAGATCGTCGCCGAAGCGCCTGAACCGGCCGCTCCGCCGGCACCGCCACCCGTTCAACAGGTGGTTCAACCGCCGCCCCCGCCGGCCGCCGCACCGACGCCGGCCGTGGAAGTATCGCTCGGTTCGACCCTCATCGCGACCGGTGTCGTGCGCAAGCCGATCCTCGCCGCGAACGATCCGCTGGCGCCGATTCGGCGCATGAGCCAGGCCGAGAAGCTCGCGTTCTTTTCGTAAGCAACGCATCGCAAGCGACGCTGGCTGCGGCTTGACCAGCGGCTTGCAGAACGCGCCTGCAGCATTTGTTGCACCTGCGAATAGTTCGCTTTCCGGTTGCTTCGCCTCTCCGGCAAGATCAAGCTGGCACGATCGTCTTCGCAAGCGGAGATCGCCGTGAAAACCAGGATCATCGTCAATCCGATGGCGAACAAGGGTAACTGCGGCAAACGCTGGCCTCAGATACTGGCCGAACTGGAAAAACATCTCGGCCCGGTCAGCGGTGTGGACGTCGCCATGACCCGCGCACCCAATCACGCAACGGCGCTGGCGCGGGAGGCCGTCGGCGACGGTTACCAGCGCCTGATCTCCGTTGGCGGCGACGGCACGTTCAGCGAGATGATGAACGGCGTGATCGTGGACGACCGCCCGATCGCACCCGATCTCGTGCTGGCGCAAGTGCCGGGCGGCACGTCGAATGAACTCTGCCGCTCGTTCGGACAGCTCTCGCTCGGCGAGGCCTGCAAGGCGATCGCCATGGGCCACACGCGGAACGTCGACGTGTTCCGCGCCGATGCCAGGGGTTATGGCGGCGGCCAGGTGACGCGTTATGGCTTCGTGCTTGCGATTGTCGGCGCCGCCGCCACGATTTCCTGGCGCGCGCAACGCGTGCCGCTGTTGAAGCGGCTCGGTCCGCTCAGCTACGTCCTGATGACGGCGTTCACCTCGCTGACCTACAACCCGCGCGCCTACCGCATCAGGATTGACGACGAGGCGGAGCAGCACCTGCAGATGTGGTCGCTGATGCTGTGCAGCTTCGACGGCGCAGGCGAAGGCCTGATGCTCGCGCCGGGCGCAGATTCCGCCGACCGCAAGCTCGACCTGATCATGGTCGGCGATCTCGGGCACTGGGAGGCCCTGACCCAGATCGTCCCCAGACTCGGCGACGGCAGCTATCTGGCGCATCCCAAGGTGTCCCGGCGCCACGCTAGCCGGATCAGCATCGACAGCGACACCATGGTGCGCGCCGACGTCGACGGCGAAAGCATCGGGCGACTGCCGATGTCGGTGACGATGCTGCCGTTCCACCTCAAGGTGGCGGCGGTCAATCGAGTGTAGGGCGGCGTTTTAGTCGCACCTCACTTATGTCTGCGGATGTACCACCAGTACCGGCACGCTCCCGTCCACCAGGACCTCCGATGTTTGACTCCCCAGTATCAGCTTCCTGAGGCCGCGACGCCCGTGCGAGGCCATGACAATCAGGTCGCAGCCTCTGGACTTTGCTGTTTCGATAATCGCAGTGGCCGGGTGCGCGTTTGGTACATGCAAGAATTCCGCGGATATCCCAATCTCCTCCGCCATCGCCCGAGCTTCATCGAGCAGTTTGCCCGCCTGTTCCTTACAGGCTGCATCAAAGCGATCAAACTCTTCCTGGGAGGGCATCCATCCCGAAGCATGTCCGCTGCCATAGTAGATCGGCAGCGGTTCCGTTACGGTGATAACGGTCGCGTTCGCATTCAAGGCCTTTGCCAGCGCCATCCCATGCTTGACGCCTTGTCTCGCGACATCCGACCCATCCGTGCTCAAGAGAATGCTGGCGTACATTTTGAGGGCTCCCGTGTTCGTCGAACATTTCCCGCCCTGCCCATTCACTGACAAACCAACACCGGAGTTTTCGCCTGCGTCAGTACCTTGTTTGTCACACTGCCGATCAGCAACATGGAAAGTCCGCTGCGGCCATGCGATGACATGACGATGAGATCGCAGCCCTTGTCCGCGGCTGCCGCGATGATGGCTTGATAGGGTTGCTCGCTCTCCGCCTGAATCGTCTCGCAGGGAACACCGGCGTTCCTGGCCGCATTTGCCGCGTGGTCCAAAACGCTTGCGGCCTGCTCCTTGCGCAGCTCGGCATAGGTTGCGACGGCCTCAAGCATTCGTCCTGTCAGTTCTGAAAACGGCTCCACAACGAAGATGACAGAAACCTTGGCGCCAAGCGATTTCGCCAGCGCCAACCCGTGCGTCACCCCACGCTCCGACAGCTCGGACCCATCTGTCGGAATGAGAATATGCCGGTACATGCTTCAGCTCCCGTCATGAATCCGCGCCCCTAGTTCGGCTTGCTGCCTGCAACCAGATTCTTATGAATCTTCCCGTCCTTCATGATGACGAGAAAATTCTTCGCCGGGTCCTCGATCAGCCTGATGTTCTCGATCGGATTGCCGTCGACCAGCAAGAGGTCGGCCAGCGCGCCCTCTTCCACCACGCCGAGCTTGCCCGGATAGGGATTGCGCTTGCCGGACAGCGCCAGCAATTCGGCGTTCGTCCCGGTCGCCATGGCGAGTGCTTCGGCGGGCGTGTACCAGCGGACCAGCGAGGCCAGAATGGCCCCCTGACGCCGGGCCAGCGCAGCGGAGAACAGAACGTCGGTGCCCCACGCCGTCTTGAGCTTGTACTTCTTCGCAAATTCGTAGGTCCTGCCGATGCCGGGCCAGACCTCATCCGCCTTGGCGCGCTGAACCGAACCCTCGGGAAGGCCCGTCCTCATCTCCTCGGGGAGCGGCTGCAAGCTCAGCCAAACGCCCTTCTCGGCGATCAGCTTCGCGGTTGCCTCGTCCATCAGGAATCCATGCTCGATGCACTTCACGCCCGCGGCAATCGCCAGCTGGATCGCGGCCGGCGTAAAGGCATGCGCGACGACATAGGTGCCCCAATTCTCAGCCGCTTCGACCGCGGCTCGCATTTCGGGCCCGGTGAAGGTGACGGCGTCGATCGGGCTGAAGGGCGATGACACGCCGCCGCCCGCCGTCAACTTGACCTGCGACGCGCCCTGCATCAGCTGCTCGCGCACGCGCACGCGCACCTCATCAGGACTGTCGGCAACCATGGCACCGCCGACCTGCTCCATGCGCGTGAGCATGCCGCCGATCGTCCGCGGCAGATCGGAAAGCTGCCGGAAGTCGCCATGGCCGCTGGTGACCGTGATCATGGCGCCCGACGGGTAGATGCGCGGGCCGGCGACGACGCCCTCGTCAATGGCTTGCTTGAGTCCAAAGGCCGGCCCACCGACGTCACGAACGGTGGTGAAGCCCCGCATCAGGGTATCCGTCGCTTCCGCGGCCGCGAGAAGATTGTTGTAACCGATGTCGCCCGCAATCGCGACCGCGGGCGTCGGGCGGATCAGCATCGCATGCCAGTGCACGTCGATCAGGCCGGGCATCAGCACGCGTCCGCTGCCGTCGACCACGACCGTTTGCCCGGTATCGCTTGTCGTCGTCGCAGGAGAGATCTTCTCGATCTTGTTGCCTTTGACGAGGACATTGGATGGCGCGGAAAGCGCAGCGCTCTTTCCATCGAAGATGCGGACGTTCTGAAACAACACGGCCGCACCTTGCTGCGCTTGCGCCGAGAACGGCGCCGCCATCAGGCCCAACGCGATTGCCACCGCCGCGATAGTGGCGGCTCTACGACATTTTCGGTGGGGCACCGACCTACCTCCGCGTAAGACGCCACACATCGCATCGGACCGGCTGGTACGAACGTCCGTTATGTGCTGCTGACCGCCACCGCCGGTTTCCATGCGTAAGCCAGCCATCCGAGCCCGTGCGATATCAGGTCGACGCCGAGCAGGAATCCAATGACCCACAGGCCGGTCGCCGGAAATCCCGTCAGGATGACGAAGCCGGCCAGCACGCCGAACACGCCTGACAGCAGCATGATCCAGCCCGCCTCCCGCCAATGGGTGACGCCGAGCAGAATGCGAACGAAGCCGGAAACCGCGAGCACCAGGCCGAGGACGTAGGTGAGGATCAGCGCGCTGACGACCGGCTGGCTGACCAGCACGACGCCGAACGCGATGTAGAGGATGCCGAGCAGCACCTGCCACAGGAACCCTCCCCATCCCTTGGTCCAGAACGCGTGGACGATCTCGAACGCGCCGGCGATGATCGACATCCAGCCGATGAAGATGGTGCTGATAAGCGTGACCAGCATGATGTCGCCGAGAACCAGGATTCCCGCCGCAATCATCACCAGCCCGAGCAGAATACAGACCCAGAACGGCGGCGGCGGCAGACTGCCGACGCCTGTTCGCGAACTGCTGTCATATGTCGTCATGTCATTCTCCTGATGTCAGGCCTCAGCGACCTTGAGCTCGATTACATCCAGCGCCAGCCGCACCGGCGGCGGCCGCGATGCCACCAGCAGTGCCAGCGGCGGCGCCGACGAGGAGGACGCCAGTGATGCGGGGGTCGATGTGGGGGACGTCCGGGAGGCCTTCCAGGAGGACGTCCAGGAGGCCGCCCCGGCGGCCGCCTGCGATCGATGTCGGCTTGCGCTTCCTGCGTGAAATCTCCCGGCCTCTTTCCGAGATCTTTCTGCATCGCCAGCGGCATCGCCTCCGCTACGTCAGGTATCAGGCTCGCACCCACGCCGGCGGCAACGACACCGCCCATCAGGGTCCGGAGCGCAGTGCGACGGTCGATTGCATCCATTGTTGTTCTCCTTCTGGGGATGCCCCTTTTTGCCGCGTTTCTCGCGCGGTCGTGTTCGATCAGCCTGATCGCAACCGGCTGCCAGGCGTATCGTTCGGGATCTCGCCGGGCAGATAGTTCGGCAGGCGTCCCGCCGGGAAGATCGCCAGCAGCGCCAGCCCTGACATGATCAGGAGTCCGATTTTCAGCGCGCGCAGCCGCGCCTCGGTATTCACGCGCACGGCTTCCTCGACCTGCTGCGGCGTGGCCGTCGTGCCTTCCATCACGCTGCGCAGGCGGTCGTTGCTGACGAAATTGATGCTGTCGAGATCGACCTGGCTCTGGATCTCCTTCGGCAACACGGGATTGGCGGCGATCTGGCCCAGCACGATCGTGCTGAGCAGGCCGACCAACAGCGCGCCGGCCAGCGCCGTTCCGACCGCGCTGGCCAGATTTTGCGTGGTGCCCCGGAGCGAACCGACGTCGCCCGCCAGTTCCTTCGGCGAAGCCGTGACCAGCACGTTGAACAGCAGCGTCACCAGCGCACCCTGCCCGATGCCGAACAGGATGAGGCCCAGCAGCACCGGCACCTCGCTCCAGTCGTTGCGCACGACGAAGGCGAGCCACACCAGGCCGGCGGTGCAGAGCATGAAGCCGTAGCGGCCGATCTGCCGCGGCGTCATCCGGTCGTAGAGATTGACCACCAGCATTGCGGTGAAAAATACCGTCAGGTTGAACGGCATCATGGCAATGGCGGTCGCCAGCGGCGTGCGGCCCTGGACGATCTGGATATAAAGCGGCACCGAGAAATTCAGCGCGGCTTCCAGCGCGACCACCGCAAACAACGCGTACACCGCACTGCGCTCCTCCGCCGAGTCGATCACCTCGAGCGCCAATAGCGGCGTTTTTCCCACCGCCTGGCGGCGGTGCGTCCACATCAGGAAGGCCTGCCCGAGCACGACGCCGAGCACGATGAGCACAGGCGCTGGCGAAAGGCCGAGAAGATTGAACGGCGCGTTGGGAGTAGCCAGCGCAAGACCCCAGCTATTCAGATTGTTGAAGCCGAAACTGATCAGAACGATCGCCGCCGCGGCCAGCACGACGCCGACGATATCGATCTCTACGTCCGGACGGCCATAATCGCGCTTGAGGCGGAAGCTCAGCAGGAAGACGATGGCGGAAACCGCGATCAGGATTCCGAACGCCGGCCGCCAGCCGATATAGGTGCCGAGGACGCCGCCGATGATGAACGCCAGCACGCCGGCGCCGGCCCGCGCCGAGCCGAGCGCGCCGACTGCCGTCGCCTGCTGCCGTCCGGTGTAGTTCTCGGCGATCAGCGCCACCAGCGACGGCACGATGACCGCTCCCGCCGCGCCGCAAAGCGCCTGCGCCGTGATCATCAGCGTGGCCGTGGGACTGAACGTCATCAGGATCTGCGAGGCGCAGAACAGGACGACGGCCAAGCGGAACACCTGCAGCGCGCCGAAGCGCTGCGCAAGCTTGGCGCCGAGCATGACGAAGCCGGCGACCAGCATCGAATAGGCCACGATTCCGGTGGCGACCGTGGTCGGCGGGACGCCAAAACTCTTGACCATGCCGCCGAGCGCAACCGGCAGCGAGGCGACGTTGAAGGACATGATCATCTGGCCGAGCGCGATCGCGATCATCGGCACCCATGACTCCCGCGCTCCTTCCCGGATTGCTCCGATCGATATCGAGTGAGTTGCCATGGAGTCCTCCCGAACTGCTCGGTTTTTTTGGATGCCCTCCGGCCGAGGCCCGGGCAATCTGCCTAGTGCATCTGATTGTCTTCCGGTTGCGAAACGAACAGGTCCATTCCCAGCCGCTGCGACAGGAACTTTGCCGCGAGCTGTCCCTTCACGCTGTTGCCCGCGGCGTCGAGCGGCGGCGCAAAGGTGCCGAAACCGCCTTTGCCCGGCGATACCGCGACGATGCCGCCGCCGATGCCGCTCTTGCCGGGCAGGCCGATGTCGTAGAGCCAGTCGCCCGACGTCTCATAAAGTCCCGCCGTTATCATCACCGTCAGCGCATAGTGGCAGACCGCCGCATCGACGACGCGCTGCCTGGTCACCGGATTGACGCCGCCATCCGCCAGCGTCGCGCCCATCACCGCCAGATCCCTCGCGCTGACATTGAGCGAGCATTGCCGGGTGTAGAGGTCGGTCGCCTGCTTGGGGTCGCAGTAGATGCGGTCATAGCTCTGCAGCAGGCGCGCGATGCTGCGGTTGCGATAATTGGTCTGCGATGCCGACGCATAGACCTCTTCGTTGAGCGCAAGCTTGCGGCCCGCAAAGCGCGACAGCCCGTCGTGAATGAATTGCCATTGGCCTTCTACCGTCAATCCCGGCACGAGGCTCGTGGTCGCGATCGCTCCCGCGTTCACCATCGGATTGGTACGGCCACCGCCATGCTCGATGGCGGCGAGCGAGTTGAACGGCAAGCCGGTGGCGTTCGCCCCCAGTCGCGCGCGCGCCGCTTCCGGGCCGATCGTTTCGCAGACCAGCGCAAATACGAACGGCTTCGATACGCTCATGATCGAGAATTTGTATTCGGTTTCGCCGGCCTCGTAGACGCGCCCGCTGGTGCCGACCACGCAGACGCCGAACAGTTCTCTGGGAACCCTGGCGAGCGCGGGATAAACCTGCGAATTGTGGCCCTCGCCGTTCGACTTGAAACGCTGATGCGCATCAGACACCAGCCGCTGCACCATGTCGGGCTCAGGCAGGTGTCCTGTCGAGATGTATGGCCGCTCTGCTTGTTCCGCGATCGAAGGAAAGTCCATCGGACTTCTCCATCCGGCTTGGACCATCCCGTTCGAGGACGATCGAGCCGTTCGGGCAACATGAGGTCACGTGCTGACAAGCGATTTCTGTCGATCGCTCAGCCTCCTTCTGACCTGCGGCGGAACGTAACGCCCGAAAGTGTATGGAGTCAACAACACAACCTTAAAGTCGGTTTGCGTAGGGTATGTCCGCCTACAACACTTTGTGACAAATGGCGGTAGCGCGCGGAGGATGCTTCGACAAAGCGTCGCGAATTCGAA includes:
- a CDS encoding amidohydrolase family protein; translated protein: MAAPFSAQAQQGAAVLFQNVRIFDGKSAALSAPSNVLVKGNKIEKISPATTTSDTGQTVVVDGSGRVLMPGLIDVHWHAMLIRPTPAVAIAGDIGYNNLLAAAEATDTLMRGFTTVRDVGGPAFGLKQAIDEGVVAGPRIYPSGAMITVTSGHGDFRQLSDLPRTIGGMLTRMEQVGGAMVADSPDEVRVRVREQLMQGASQVKLTAGGGVSSPFSPIDAVTFTGPEMRAAVEAAENWGTYVVAHAFTPAAIQLAIAAGVKCIEHGFLMDEATAKLIAEKGVWLSLQPLPEEMRTGLPEGSVQRAKADEVWPGIGRTYEFAKKYKLKTAWGTDVLFSAALARRQGAILASLVRWYTPAEALAMATGTNAELLALSGKRNPYPGKLGVVEEGALADLLLVDGNPIENIRLIEDPAKNFLVIMKDGKIHKNLVAGSKPN
- a CDS encoding HdeD family acid-resistance protein, translating into MTTYDSSSRTGVGSLPPPPFWVCILLGLVMIAAGILVLGDIMLVTLISTIFIGWMSIIAGAFEIVHAFWTKGWGGFLWQVLLGILYIAFGVVLVSQPVVSALILTYVLGLVLAVSGFVRILLGVTHWREAGWIMLLSGVFGVLAGFVILTGFPATGLWVIGFLLGVDLISHGLGWLAYAWKPAVAVSST
- a CDS encoding MFS transporter gives rise to the protein MPSESQFPTASQDAPRRFATGVALFYATLFGMTGTHLPFFTVWLKAVGIDAFWIGLITAVPPVTRFTALPLVTGFAERRQALRGAIIVTSFATALGFFALGTQHLPLLVFLIYALTCCLWTPMVPLTDAYALRGVKRYGLNYGPLRLWGSAAFVLGALVCGMLFDLIAAKNLIWIIAGSAALGALASLALQPLDDAGAVRPVTGDAGALLRDGGFLAIIVGSALIQGSHAAYYIFASIAWQQAGFDGLTIAVLWALGVIAEIVLFALSPRFSLPPSTLVVIAAVSAAVRWVLMAQDLPLAILAIVQLAHALSFGLTQVGIMGLMLHHVPGHVMARGQGYLTACGGIVAGLASVASGTIYGSWGQGIYYVMAAMAALGGLVIFLARDRLSRQPHKPASGG
- a CDS encoding universal stress protein — protein: MYASILLSTDGSDVARQGVKHGMALAKALNANATVITVTEPLPIYYGSGHASGWMPSQEEFDRFDAACKEQAGKLLDEARAMAEEIGISAEFLHVPNAHPATAIIETAKSRGCDLIVMASHGRRGLRKLILGSQTSEVLVDGSVPVLVVHPQT
- the glsA gene encoding glutaminase A, producing the protein MDFPSIAEQAERPYISTGHLPEPDMVQRLVSDAHQRFKSNGEGHNSQVYPALARVPRELFGVCVVGTSGRVYEAGETEYKFSIMSVSKPFVFALVCETIGPEAARARLGANATGLPFNSLAAIEHGGGRTNPMVNAGAIATTSLVPGLTVEGQWQFIHDGLSRFAGRKLALNEEVYASASQTNYRNRSIARLLQSYDRIYCDPKQATDLYTRQCSLNVSARDLAVMGATLADGGVNPVTRQRVVDAAVCHYALTVMITAGLYETSGDWLYDIGLPGKSGIGGGIVAVSPGKGGFGTFAPPLDAAGNSVKGQLAAKFLSQRLGMDLFVSQPEDNQMH
- the dgcA gene encoding N-acetyl-D-Glu racemase DgcA, with the protein product MTSSPSRKLAVSIEHWPIAGAFTISRGAKTEAVTVVVTIGQDDLMGHGESVPYPRYGETPEATLAALEAMQEPLARGLDRTALQAAMPAGAARNALDCALLDFEAKSSGRRAWSLLGRPAPRPCTTAFTISLGTPKAMAAATAKAAHRPLLKIKLGGDGDDARIAAVRKAAPESELIVDANEAWTPDNLEFNLAACADAGVTLVEQPLPAGRDEALARIRRPIAVCADESVHDRTSLQGLRPRYDAVNIKLDKTGGLTEALAMADAAQALGFEIMIGCMVATSLAMAPAMLLAPQARFVDLDGPLLLARDRDGGLRYDGSLVYPPEAGLWG
- a CDS encoding universal stress protein; the protein is MYRHILIPTDGSELSERGVTHGLALAKSLGAKVSVIFVVEPFSELTGRMLEAVATYAELRKEQAASVLDHAANAARNAGVPCETIQAESEQPYQAIIAAAADKGCDLIVMSSHGRSGLSMLLIGSVTNKVLTQAKTPVLVCQ
- a CDS encoding ABC transporter permease, with product MNGDPTLERIARGNALALCAAGPWTARFAPVLERMVADAERLRGTRPDIFIDVSQVSKLDTFGAWLIERLRRSLTHGGVETEIAGLSANYSSLVDEVRRVKVEPVVEADRVTITGMLEQIGRAVAGIGGTLIGLIDMLGAVLSATGHILIRPRRFRLTSTIHHLEQVCWRAVPIVVLITFLIGCIISQQGIFHFRKFGADIFVVDMLGVLVLREIGVLLVAIMVAGRSGSAYTAELGSMKMREEIDALRTMGFDPIEVLILPRMLALVLALPILAFLGAMAALYGGGLVAWLYGGVEPEAFLLRLRDAISIDHFVVGLVKAPVMAAVIGIVACVEGLAVQGSAESLGQHTTSSVVKGIFFVIVMDGVFAIFFASIGM
- a CDS encoding diacylglycerol kinase family protein; its protein translation is MKTRIIVNPMANKGNCGKRWPQILAELEKHLGPVSGVDVAMTRAPNHATALAREAVGDGYQRLISVGGDGTFSEMMNGVIVDDRPIAPDLVLAQVPGGTSNELCRSFGQLSLGEACKAIAMGHTRNVDVFRADARGYGGGQVTRYGFVLAIVGAAATISWRAQRVPLLKRLGPLSYVLMTAFTSLTYNPRAYRIRIDDEAEQHLQMWSLMLCSFDGAGEGLMLAPGADSADRKLDLIMVGDLGHWEALTQIVPRLGDGSYLAHPKVSRRHASRISIDSDTMVRADVDGESIGRLPMSVTMLPFHLKVAAVNRV
- a CDS encoding MFS transporter produces the protein MIAIALGQMIMSFNVASLPVALGGMVKSFGVPPTTVATGIVAYSMLVAGFVMLGAKLAQRFGALQVFRLAVVLFCASQILMTFSPTATLMITAQALCGAAGAVIVPSLVALIAENYTGRQQATAVGALGSARAGAGVLAFIIGGVLGTYIGWRPAFGILIAVSAIVFLLSFRLKRDYGRPDVEIDIVGVVLAAAAIVLISFGFNNLNSWGLALATPNAPFNLLGLSPAPVLIVLGVVLGQAFLMWTHRRQAVGKTPLLALEVIDSAEERSAVYALFAVVALEAALNFSVPLYIQIVQGRTPLATAIAMMPFNLTVFFTAMLVVNLYDRMTPRQIGRYGFMLCTAGLVWLAFVVRNDWSEVPVLLGLILFGIGQGALVTLLFNVLVTASPKELAGDVGSLRGTTQNLASAVGTALAGALLVGLLSTIVLGQIAANPVLPKEIQSQVDLDSINFVSNDRLRSVMEGTTATPQQVEEAVRVNTEARLRALKIGLLIMSGLALLAIFPAGRLPNYLPGEIPNDTPGSRLRSG